One Methanococcus aeolicus Nankai-3 DNA segment encodes these proteins:
- the trpC gene encoding indole-3-glycerol phosphate synthase TrpC, protein MKMVKSILNTKNNNKNPIIAEIKVHSPKYGDMINRRDEMDILKIYENAGASGISYITDKEHFNGDFEMYKKICKNTELPVLRKDFITTKDEIEKTAEVEGGAILLIARLLKEETAEFVDYALEHGLDTLVEVHNKEEIDIAKETNSTMIGVNNRDITKLELDDGTVSLTEQLAPLIPKNMVFVSESGIGTIEDLRMALKYADAALIGTSFMKAKNIEEFVKSFVDAKL, encoded by the coding sequence ATGAAAATGGTTAAATCAATATTAAACACAAAAAATAACAACAAGAACCCAATAATTGCAGAAATAAAAGTTCATTCTCCAAAATATGGGGATATGATTAATAGAAGAGATGAAATGGATATTTTAAAAATATATGAAAATGCAGGAGCATCGGGAATATCATACATCACAGATAAAGAACATTTTAACGGAGATTTTGAAATGTACAAAAAAATATGTAAAAACACGGAGCTCCCTGTTTTAAGAAAAGACTTTATAACTACAAAGGATGAAATTGAAAAAACCGCAGAAGTTGAAGGGGGGGCAATATTATTAATAGCACGACTATTAAAGGAAGAAACAGCTGAATTTGTAGATTATGCCCTTGAACACGGATTAGATACGCTTGTTGAAGTCCATAATAAAGAGGAGATAGATATAGCTAAGGAAACAAACAGCACAATGATAGGAGTAAATAACAGGGACATTACAAAATTAGAGTTGGACGATGGAACTGTATCCCTTACGGAACAGCTTGCCCCATTGATTCCAAAAAATATGGTTTTTGTTAGTGAAAGTGGAATAGGAACAATCGAGGATTTAAGAATGGCATTGAAATATGCCGATGCCGCACTAATTGGAACAAGTTTTATGAAAGCTAAAAATATTGAAGAATTTGTTAAATCATTTGTAGATGCGAAATTATAG
- the trpD gene encoding anthranilate phosphoribosyltransferase: protein MLNKIINREDLSYEESYDLFNDLLNESEIKIGAYLSALQTKGFTANEIAGFAKAMRDNAIAIDLGKGISDTCGTGGDGYSTINISTAVSIILSCFTKVAKHGNVSITSKSGSANVLDALNIKKDCNPEEAKKMIDKTNFVFLFAPNYHPALKKIMPVRKELGIKTIFNILGPLANPANPDYQIMGVNSLDLVEKVGDALKLLGVKKALVVYGNGLDELNPNDYSTICEINENEENKIYKIHPKDIGLTPSNPIPCNSPDESAKRIIKIFSGTINEDRDFILLNAAAALYASNIAKDYKEGLKLAKEVIDNGTVLKKLKEIQKYGE from the coding sequence ATGCTAAATAAGATAATAAACAGAGAAGATTTATCCTATGAAGAATCATACGATTTGTTTAATGATTTATTGAATGAAAGCGAAATAAAAATTGGTGCCTATTTGTCCGCACTTCAAACAAAAGGATTTACTGCCAACGAAATAGCAGGTTTTGCAAAAGCTATGAGAGATAATGCAATTGCAATTGATTTGGGGAAAGGTATATCCGACACTTGCGGAACTGGGGGAGATGGTTATTCTACCATAAATATATCCACTGCTGTATCCATTATATTATCTTGCTTTACAAAGGTCGCAAAACATGGTAATGTCTCCATCACTTCAAAAAGTGGCTCTGCCAATGTGCTTGATGCCCTAAATATAAAAAAGGACTGCAACCCCGAAGAAGCCAAAAAAATGATAGATAAAACAAATTTTGTGTTTTTATTTGCCCCAAATTACCATCCTGCACTTAAAAAAATCATGCCAGTTAGAAAAGAATTGGGAATAAAAACGATATTTAATATATTAGGGCCACTTGCAAACCCTGCAAATCCAGATTATCAAATTATGGGCGTAAATTCACTTGATTTAGTTGAAAAAGTTGGAGATGCTTTAAAATTACTTGGAGTTAAAAAAGCTCTTGTGGTTTATGGAAATGGATTAGATGAGTTAAACCCAAATGATTACTCTACAATTTGCGAAATAAATGAAAATGAGGAAAATAAAATCTATAAAATACATCCAAAAGATATTGGATTAACTCCTTCAAACCCCATTCCGTGCAATAGTCCAGATGAAAGTGCAAAAAGAATAATTAAAATATTTTCAGGAACAATAAATGAGGATAGAGATTTTATATTATTAAATGCTGCCGCTGCACTTTATGCTTCAAATATAGCAAAGGACTATAAAGAAGGGCTAAAACTTGCAAAAGAAGTAATTGATAATGGAACTGTATTAAAAAAATTAAAAGAAATACAAAAATACGGGGAATAG
- a CDS encoding anthranilate synthase component I — MTDKTTTNNITDENSKKQIIRKNFDFVEPLKLYGLLREEGINPFILESRDKHHSKARFTYISANPEFIVNIKNKTKIDNSTYSNNSNPFQSLKEISDEMNVNIKNLDSKERFIGGFLGYFAYDCIHNYIGGDIEEPSVFGYYNSVFVYDHTYKRYYYLTHNNSPEELKNAESIIKRAKNYEIEEEKDGGSNIAGCDASKEEHYNMVEKAKEYIYEGDAFQVVISKEFRVNSDYSPFKVYKNLREINPSPYMFLLEFENKSLVGASPETMASVENNILQINPIAGSTKVGKTDEESKKLAELLLKDEKERAEHMMLVDLARNDVRKVCKSGSVELQSFFKVLKYSHIQHIESEVIGELRNNYSPYDAIEAAFPAGTLTGAPKYRAMEIIDEIEKSRRKAYGGAVGYFSPNGCADTAITIRTAEMEKDGTIRLRVGGGIVADSEPENEYLETERKIAAVMRAFDIVKEYR; from the coding sequence ATGACAGATAAAACGACTACAAACAACATAACAGATGAAAACTCAAAAAAACAGATAATTAGAAAAAATTTTGATTTTGTAGAACCTTTAAAATTATATGGATTATTGAGGGAGGAAGGAATTAACCCGTTTATATTGGAATCAAGAGATAAACACCACTCAAAGGCGAGATTTACATATATTTCTGCAAACCCTGAATTTATTGTAAATATTAAAAATAAAACAAAAATAGATAATTCTACTTATTCAAATAATTCCAACCCATTTCAATCATTAAAAGAAATAAGCGACGAAATGAATGTCAATATTAAAAATTTGGATTCAAAAGAAAGATTTATAGGCGGATTTTTAGGATATTTTGCCTATGACTGTATTCACAACTATATTGGAGGAGATATTGAAGAGCCTTCTGTATTTGGATATTATAATAGCGTTTTTGTTTATGACCACACCTATAAAAGATATTATTATTTAACACATAACAACTCTCCCGAAGAATTAAAAAATGCCGAATCCATAATAAAAAGAGCAAAAAACTACGAAATAGAAGAGGAAAAAGACGGAGGTTCAAATATTGCAGGTTGCGATGCTTCAAAGGAAGAACATTATAATATGGTAGAAAAGGCAAAGGAATATATATATGAGGGCGATGCCTTTCAGGTTGTTATTTCAAAGGAATTTAGAGTAAATAGCGATTATTCACCATTTAAAGTATATAAAAATCTAAGGGAAATAAATCCATCTCCCTATATGTTTTTGTTGGAATTTGAAAATAAAAGTCTTGTAGGAGCTTCCCCTGAAACTATGGCATCTGTTGAAAACAACATATTGCAAATAAATCCCATTGCTGGAAGTACGAAAGTGGGAAAAACTGACGAAGAATCGAAAAAACTTGCGGAGCTCCTACTTAAAGATGAAAAGGAAAGAGCCGAACATATGATGCTGGTGGATTTAGCTAGAAATGATGTTAGAAAAGTGTGTAAATCTGGAAGCGTGGAGCTCCAAAGTTTCTTTAAAGTATTGAAATATAGTCATATTCAACATATTGAAAGTGAGGTAATTGGGGAGCTCCGAAATAATTATAGTCCTTATGATGCAATCGAAGCGGCATTTCCTGCTGGGACATTAACGGGAGCTCCGAAATATAGGGCAATGGAAATAATTGACGAAATTGAAAAATCACGAAGAAAAGCATATGGTGGAGCTGTTGGATATTTCTCACCAAATGGCTGTGCTGATACGGCAATTACCATAAGAACCGCAGAAATGGAAAAAGATGGCACAATTAGATTAAGAGTAGGGGGCGGAATTGTGGCTGATTCTGAACCAGAAAATGAATATTTGGAAACAGAACGAAAAATAGCTGCGGTTATGAGGGCTTTTGATATTGTAAAGGAATATAGATAG
- a CDS encoding aminodeoxychorismate/anthranilate synthase component II, which produces MILIIDNKDSFVWNLAEYVSFYDKMKVVPNTITLEEVKKINPDGIIISPGPGAPNKKRDVENCPEIIKNMDIPILGVCLGHQMIAHIFGGKVGKIPPVHGKSNKIKHDGKTIFKDIKNPLEVGRYHSLAVLGAPEDFEITATTIDTDKEIIMGIRHKTKPIEGVQFHPESVLTEWEDKEGLKIIKNFVDMALTYKK; this is translated from the coding sequence ATGATTTTAATTATTGACAACAAGGATTCATTTGTTTGGAATTTAGCGGAATATGTGTCTTTTTATGATAAAATGAAGGTTGTTCCAAACACCATAACACTTGAAGAAGTTAAAAAAATAAATCCCGATGGTATTATTATATCCCCAGGTCCCGGAGCTCCCAATAAAAAAAGAGATGTAGAAAACTGTCCAGAAATTATAAAAAATATGGATATTCCTATATTGGGAGTTTGTTTAGGGCATCAAATGATAGCACATATATTTGGCGGAAAAGTAGGAAAAATACCGCCAGTTCATGGAAAATCTAATAAAATTAAACATGATGGAAAAACAATATTCAAAGATATTAAAAATCCGTTGGAAGTTGGTAGGTATCATTCTCTTGCAGTTCTTGGAGCTCCGGAGGATTTTGAAATTACAGCAACTACAATTGATACAGATAAAGAAATAATTATGGGCATTAGGCATAAAACTAAACCTATTGAGGGAGTTCAATTCCACCCTGAAAGTGTATTGACTGAATGGGAGGATAAAGAAGGTTTAAAGATTATTAAAAATTTTGTAGATATGGCACTGACATATAAAAAGTGA
- a CDS encoding phosphoribosylanthranilate isomerase encodes MFIKICGIKTVEELKIVEKYADATGVILKSTSKREISFEKAKELIEIAKIPIYAVSTVNTYDDWAKIIEKTGTKYIQIHSNMDLNEIIKLKNNYNVNIIKAFKVPSISPNPEKDAENLINDIMQYDNIVDKILLDTGKGTGKTHDLRISKILSEKIDIVLAGGLNPYNVKEIVEIIKPCGVDLSSGVEKDNKKDEELIKLFIKNLKYNDK; translated from the coding sequence ATGTTTATTAAAATATGCGGTATTAAAACAGTTGAAGAATTGAAAATAGTTGAAAAATATGCCGATGCCACAGGCGTTATATTAAAAAGTACTTCAAAAAGAGAAATATCTTTTGAAAAAGCTAAGGAATTAATAGAAATCGCTAAAATTCCCATTTATGCCGTATCCACGGTAAATACATATGACGATTGGGCGAAAATAATAGAAAAAACAGGCACAAAATATATACAAATCCACAGCAATATGGATTTAAATGAGATTATAAAATTAAAAAATAATTATAATGTCAATATAATAAAAGCCTTTAAAGTGCCCAGTATTAGCCCAAATCCCGAAAAAGATGCTGAAAATTTAATAAATGATATTATGCAATATGACAATATAGTAGATAAAATATTGTTGGATACAGGGAAAGGAACGGGAAAAACCCATGATTTAAGGATTAGTAAAATATTATCGGAAAAAATTGATATAGTCCTTGCAGGCGGATTAAATCCATATAATGTTAAAGAAATTGTAGAAATTATTAAACCCTGTGGTGTGGATTTAAGTAGTGGAGTAGAAAAAGATAATAAAAAAGACGAGGAATTAATTAAATTATTTATTAAAAATTTAAAATATAATGATAAATAA
- the trpB gene encoding tryptophan synthase subunit beta, protein MEYKFGEYGGQYVPEVLMPSLKELEKAYKKYKDDPEFKEELEYYLKQYAGRETPLYFAENLTKKMGGAKIYLKREDLLLGGAHKINNSLGQALLAKRIGKTRIIAETGAGEHGLSTAMVGALFGLKAKIYMGAVDVERQKLNVYKMRLHGAEVHAVQSGSKTLKDAINEALRDWVETFEDTHYIIGSAVGPYPFPSMVRDFQSVIGKEAKKQILEAEGRLPDSIVACVGGGSNSIGIFNEFKQDKEVKLIGVEAAGEGLDTDRHGAAILKGKKGVLHGMLSKFLQDDDGQIAETYSISAGLDYPGVGPEHAYLDEIKRVEYAGITDVEALDAFSTLSKTEGIIPALESSHAVAHGMKIAKEMDKDEIIIINLSGRGDKDIHTVMNFIEF, encoded by the coding sequence ATGGAATATAAATTCGGAGAATATGGAGGTCAATATGTGCCTGAGGTGCTTATGCCGTCATTAAAAGAATTGGAAAAAGCATATAAAAAATACAAAGATGACCCAGAATTTAAAGAAGAGCTTGAATACTACTTAAAACAATATGCTGGAAGGGAGACCCCATTATATTTTGCTGAAAACCTAACAAAAAAGATGGGAGGAGCTAAAATATACCTAAAAAGAGAGGATTTATTATTGGGGGGAGCTCACAAAATAAACAATAGTTTAGGACAGGCACTACTTGCTAAAAGAATAGGCAAAACAAGAATTATTGCCGAAACAGGAGCAGGAGAACATGGGCTATCTACGGCAATGGTTGGAGCTCTATTTGGACTTAAAGCTAAAATATATATGGGAGCAGTAGATGTTGAAAGACAAAAATTAAATGTTTATAAAATGAGGTTGCACGGTGCAGAGGTTCATGCCGTTCAATCTGGTTCAAAAACATTAAAAGATGCCATAAATGAAGCACTTAGAGATTGGGTTGAGACCTTTGAAGATACCCATTATATTATTGGTTCAGCTGTTGGTCCTTATCCATTCCCTTCAATGGTTAGAGATTTCCAGTCAGTAATTGGTAAAGAAGCTAAAAAGCAAATATTAGAGGCAGAAGGACGACTTCCAGATAGTATTGTAGCTTGTGTGGGGGGAGGAAGTAATTCTATTGGAATATTTAATGAATTTAAACAGGATAAAGAAGTTAAATTAATTGGTGTTGAGGCAGCGGGTGAAGGACTTGACACAGATAGGCACGGAGCAGCAATATTAAAAGGTAAAAAGGGAGTTTTACATGGTATGCTATCCAAGTTTTTACAAGATGATGATGGACAAATAGCCGAAACATACAGTATTTCCGCAGGTTTAGATTATCCAGGAGTAGGTCCAGAACATGCTTATTTAGATGAAATTAAAAGAGTAGAATATGCAGGAATTACCGATGTTGAGGCACTTGATGCTTTTTCAACATTGTCAAAAACCGAAGGAATTATCCCAGCTCTTGAATCTTCCCATGCTGTTGCCCATGGTATGAAAATTGCCAAAGAAATGGATAAAGATGAAATAATTATTATTAATTTATCGGGCAGAGGAGATAAAGACATACATACCGTTATGAATTTCATTGAGTTTTAA
- a CDS encoding P-II family nitrogen regulator — MYIVEAIVRPEKTNAVIAALVDFGYKGEFILSEVTGQRQNLENTTIRNYRGHKFIKNTMKIKNKIELTINNEDLDNIINIIRNNAKTGEFGDGKIFVYDTVDRFSENNKDKNNDSFAEPVNSEREKLLRELRINLPDDDYVDSLLEEAFKPDGRELRDLEKIAIDKLNNDLFGLLKEQDILLDYKVDIEVDYNYGKYYYNCNIILIPKKTFGFIKKGININSIRNKSKNILNSINGNAEHTISIIVY; from the coding sequence ATGTATATTGTAGAAGCCATTGTAAGGCCTGAAAAAACCAATGCCGTAATCGCCGCACTTGTAGATTTTGGATATAAAGGAGAATTTATCCTTTCAGAAGTTACAGGGCAAAGGCAAAACTTGGAAAATACAACTATTAGAAATTATAGGGGGCATAAGTTTATAAAAAATACAATGAAAATAAAAAATAAAATAGAATTGACCATAAATAATGAAGATTTAGACAATATAATCAATATTATAAGGAATAATGCAAAAACTGGCGAATTTGGAGATGGAAAAATATTTGTATATGATACTGTTGATAGATTCTCCGAAAATAATAAGGATAAAAATAATGATAGTTTTGCAGAACCTGTAAATAGCGAAAGAGAAAAATTGTTGAGGGAGCTCCGAATTAATTTGCCTGATGATGATTATGTTGATTCCTTATTAGAAGAAGCCTTTAAGCCCGATGGCAGGGAGCTCCGAGACTTAGAAAAAATAGCAATTGATAAATTAAATAATGATTTATTTGGATTACTTAAAGAACAGGATATTTTATTGGACTATAAAGTAGATATTGAAGTGGATTATAATTATGGCAAATATTATTATAATTGCAATATAATATTAATACCTAAAAAGACATTTGGATTTATTAAAAAAGGCATAAATATAAATTCCATACGAAATAAATCCAAAAATATTTTAAATTCAATTAACGGCAATGCAGAACATACCATATCAATTATAGTTTATTAA
- the trpA gene encoding tryptophan synthase subunit alpha gives MDKKLVSFIVAGDPNTEATIKYMKALAKYSDIIELGIPFSDPMADGSAIQQADIRALNNGMKVSKVFDIIKEFRKTNSTPIVVMTYYNPVYFRGVENFIKSLKEAGGDGLIVVDLPVEDATDYLNICKKYNIKTVFLGAPNTTEERLKKIDDASSLFVYLVSVYGTTGTREGVSEEALNFLKNTKKVCKNPIYVGFGISKKEHVESFVNNGADGVIVGSAYVKIIEEFGDSEETIKRLEAKAKELKEGTK, from the coding sequence ATGGATAAAAAACTTGTTAGCTTCATTGTTGCAGGTGACCCAAATACAGAGGCTACAATAAAATATATGAAGGCTCTGGCAAAGTATTCCGATATTATAGAGTTAGGAATACCATTTAGCGACCCGATGGCTGATGGAAGTGCAATACAACAGGCCGACATTAGGGCATTAAATAATGGAATGAAAGTTTCGAAGGTATTTGATATAATAAAAGAATTTAGAAAAACCAACTCCACCCCAATTGTGGTAATGACATACTACAACCCGGTTTATTTTAGAGGAGTTGAAAACTTTATAAAATCACTTAAAGAAGCGGGAGGAGATGGGCTTATTGTGGTAGATTTACCAGTTGAAGATGCAACAGATTATTTAAATATATGTAAAAAATACAATATTAAAACAGTTTTCCTTGGAGCTCCGAATACAACAGAGGAGAGACTAAAAAAGATTGATGATGCAAGTTCATTATTTGTATATCTTGTATCTGTTTATGGAACAACAGGAACTAGGGAGGGAGTTTCAGAAGAAGCTTTAAACTTTTTGAAAAATACAAAAAAAGTATGTAAAAACCCGATTTATGTTGGATTTGGAATTTCTAAAAAGGAACATGTTGAATCGTTTGTAAATAATGGTGCCGATGGAGTTATTGTAGGTAGTGCCTATGTAAAAATAATAGAAGAGTTCGGAGATTCAGAAGAAACTATAAAAAGGCTTGAAGCGAAAGCTAAGGAATTAAAAGAAGGCACTAAATAA
- a CDS encoding RraA family protein — translation MKTLKNSSVPNICDAGAEVLKDIKPINPTQKLIIGEAITVNTTDDDWGAPIKAIAQSKNKIIVVTVVGNDRAIWGGLATLNAKIKGVKGVIINGSVRDIEELQKLNFPIFSKSFKPNAGAPLNHGKINIPITIENVQINPNDIIVGDCNGVAVIKREELNNIIENVKNIKKKEESIKNKIMRGMDLKDILGL, via the coding sequence ATGAAAACTCTAAAAAATAGCTCTGTTCCCAATATATGCGATGCTGGGGCAGAGGTTTTAAAAGATATTAAACCCATAAACCCCACTCAAAAGCTAATTATTGGTGAAGCTATAACTGTAAATACCACAGACGATGATTGGGGAGCTCCCATAAAAGCTATAGCCCAAAGCAAAAATAAAATAATAGTGGTAACCGTTGTAGGGAACGATAGGGCAATATGGGGAGGATTAGCAACATTAAATGCAAAAATAAAAGGAGTCAAGGGAGTAATAATAAATGGCTCTGTTAGGGATATTGAGGAGCTCCAAAAATTAAATTTTCCTATTTTTTCCAAATCATTTAAACCTAATGCCGGAGCTCCACTTAACCATGGAAAAATAAATATCCCCATAACAATTGAAAATGTCCAAATAAATCCAAATGATATTATTGTTGGAGATTGTAACGGCGTAGCAGTGATAAAAAGGGAAGAGCTAAATAATATTATTGAAAATGTTAAAAACATAAAAAAGAAAGAAGAATCAATAAAAAATAAAATAATGAGAGGAATGGATTTAAAGGATATTTTAGGATTATGA
- a CDS encoding molybdopterin biosynthesis protein — protein MRYLELSSIEEAKKIINKFLNELQDDKYNKDNKNINNDTNNTNTTDKDSNDKNNGIEEVDLFNAVNRILAEDIISNVDVPPFDRSKMDGYAVKSEDTYEAEEDAPITLKIIDRIKAGSYSTKELKNNECMEIATGAPIPKGANAVVMVEYTETDNNNVKIYRPVSPHENIQYCGSDIMAGELLLRKDTPLSPRDIGALPSIGKSNIKVYKKPPHHHIKQELKSKINIGLISTGNELISPNEPLSPYKIYDVNTYTIASSIIEKGWDFKFYGIVKDNEEDLKNSIKKALQGNNDIIILSGGTSAGVGDLTSKIIEELGGEILIHGIKIKPGKPTIIGKIDNKLIVGLPGYPTSCLTIFDVLFNEMGNKLTGLFPIRYMSSKGRTEYLPVSVMREKDNNYIIYPITKGSGAITSLTYADGYIVIDENKEILENETVEVHLFGNIKFGLNIIGSHCIGIDEILRKGHIFAKTINVGSLGGLMAIKRGEADISGIHLLDERAKEGEEPYNISFIKKYKLKDVALVRGYVRKQGFMFRKELPINNIEELKNNIENYKFINRNKGAGTRLLFDKFLKENNINKSKINGYNIEAKTHSAVGASVVMGKVDIGVGIETIAEKYGLKFMPIGDEYYDFLIKKDKLKDKEVQKFIETLKTIELPFRKSENTGKIIYEC, from the coding sequence ATGAGATATTTAGAATTGAGTAGTATTGAAGAGGCTAAAAAGATAATAAATAAATTTTTAAATGAATTGCAGGACGATAAATACAATAAAGACAATAAAAATATTAATAACGATACCAATAATACTAACACGACTGATAAAGATAGCAATGACAAAAATAATGGCATAGAGGAAGTGGATTTATTTAATGCAGTAAATAGAATTTTGGCAGAGGATATAATTTCAAATGTAGATGTCCCACCATTTGACAGGTCAAAAATGGACGGATATGCCGTAAAATCAGAGGACACCTACGAAGCTGAGGAAGATGCCCCCATAACATTAAAAATAATTGATAGAATTAAGGCGGGGTCTTATTCCACAAAAGAATTAAAAAATAATGAATGCATGGAAATAGCAACAGGAGCTCCCATACCAAAAGGGGCGAATGCCGTTGTAATGGTAGAATATACGGAAACAGATAATAATAATGTAAAAATTTATAGGCCAGTTTCGCCACATGAGAATATTCAATATTGTGGTAGTGACATAATGGCAGGGGAGCTCCTTTTAAGAAAAGATACACCACTATCCCCAAGGGATATAGGGGCATTACCTTCAATTGGTAAAAGCAATATAAAAGTTTATAAAAAACCCCCCCACCATCATATAAAACAAGAATTAAAATCAAAAATAAATATTGGATTAATATCCACCGGAAACGAGCTAATAAGTCCAAATGAACCATTATCTCCCTATAAAATATATGATGTAAACACCTATACAATAGCTTCTTCAATAATTGAAAAAGGCTGGGATTTTAAATTTTACGGCATAGTTAAAGATAATGAGGAGGATTTAAAAAATAGTATTAAAAAAGCTTTACAGGGCAATAATGATATTATTATATTAAGTGGTGGAACTTCCGCAGGTGTTGGAGATTTAACTTCTAAAATAATTGAAGAATTGGGCGGGGAAATACTAATACACGGCATAAAGATAAAACCGGGAAAACCAACCATAATCGGGAAGATAGATAATAAATTAATAGTGGGACTTCCTGGGTATCCCACATCCTGTTTAACCATTTTTGATGTATTATTTAATGAAATGGGAAATAAACTAACAGGACTATTTCCAATTAGATATATGTCTTCAAAGGGAAGGACAGAATATTTGCCTGTATCTGTGATGCGGGAAAAAGATAATAACTATATAATTTACCCCATTACAAAGGGAAGCGGAGCCATAACCTCTTTAACCTATGCAGATGGATATATAGTAATTGATGAAAATAAGGAAATTCTGGAAAACGAAACTGTGGAAGTCCATTTATTTGGAAATATTAAATTTGGGCTCAATATAATCGGTAGCCATTGCATAGGAATTGACGAAATATTAAGAAAAGGGCATATTTTTGCCAAAACAATAAATGTTGGTTCTTTGGGTGGATTAATGGCAATTAAACGAGGGGAAGCAGATATTTCAGGTATTCACCTATTGGACGAAAGGGCAAAAGAGGGGGAGGAACCATACAATATATCATTTATTAAAAAATACAAACTTAAAGATGTGGCATTGGTTAGAGGATATGTTAGAAAACAAGGTTTTATGTTTAGAAAGGAGCTCCCAATAAATAATATTGAAGAATTAAAAAATAATATTGAAAATTATAAATTTATTAATAGAAATAAGGGGGCAGGAACTAGATTATTATTTGATAAATTTTTAAAAGAGAATAATATTAATAAATCAAAGATAAATGGCTATAATATTGAAGCAAAAACTCATTCAGCAGTTGGGGCTTCCGTTGTTATGGGTAAAGTGGATATTGGAGTGGGAATTGAAACAATAGCAGAAAAATATGGATTAAAATTTATGCCTATTGGGGACGAATATTACGATTTTCTCATTAAAAAAGATAAATTAAAAGATAAAGAGGTTCAAAAATTCATTGAAACCTTAAAAACCATAGAATTACCATTTAGGAAATCAGAAAACACTGGAAAAATAATATATGAATGTTAA